In one window of Harpia harpyja isolate bHarHar1 chromosome 11, bHarHar1 primary haplotype, whole genome shotgun sequence DNA:
- the TMEM121 gene encoding transmembrane protein 121 — translation MVLPPPDKRHVCLTTIVIMTSMAFMDAYLVEQNQGPRKIGVCIIVLVGDICFLIVLRYVAVWVGAEVKTAKRGYAMILWFLYIFVLEIKLYFIFQNYKADKKNLETVARKALTLLLSICVPGLYLVLVALDSMEYIRTFRKKEDLRGRLFWVALDLLDILDIQANLWEPHRTGLPIWAEGLMFFYCYILLLILPCVSLSEISMQGEHIAPQKMMLYPVLSLVTINIVTIFIRAINMVLFQDSRVSTIFIGKNIIAIATKACTFLEYKRQVKEFPQNAIALELQQNSLSHNQTIHSVQGIPHEPSPTSEILDT, via the coding sequence ATGGTGCTGCCGCCGCCCGACAAGCGCCACGTCTGTCTCACCACCATCGTCATCATGACCAGCATGGCCTTTATGGACGCCTACCTGGTGGAGCAGAACCAGGGGCCCCGCAAGATCGGCGTCTGCATCATCGTGCTAGTGGGGGACATCTGCTTCCTCATCGTGCTGCGCTACGTGGCAGTGTGGGTGGGGGCGGAGGTGAAGACGGCCAAGAGGGGCTACGCCATGATCCTGTGGTTCCTCTACATCTTCGTGCTGGAGATCAAGCTGTACTTCATCTTTCAGAATTACAAAGCGGACAAGAAGAACCTGGAGACGGTGGCCAGGAAAGCCCTGACCCTGCTCCTCTCCATCTGCGTGCCAGGGCTCTACCTGGTGCTGGTGGCCTTGGACAGCATGGAGTACATACGGACCTTTCGGAAGAAAGAGGACTTGCGGGGTCGCCTCTTCTGGGTGGCTCTCGACCTGCTGGATATCTTGGACATCCAGGCCAACCTGTGGGAGCCGCACAGGACTGGCCTGCCCATCTGGGCAGAGGGGCTCATGTTCTTCTACTGCTACATACTCCTCCTGATCCTGCCTTGCGTGTCCCTCAGTGAGATCAGCATGCAAGGGGAGCACATTGCCCCGCAAAAAATGATGCTCTACCCTGTCCTCAGCCTGGTCACTATTAACATCGTCACCATCTTCATCCGGGCCATCAACATGGTCTTGTTCCAGGACAGCAGGGTCTCCACCATCTTTATCGGCAAGAACATCATCGCGATCGCCACCAAGGCGTGCACCTTCCTCGAGTACAAGCGGCAGGTGAAGGAGTTCCCCCAGAATGCCATCGCCCTGGAGCTCCAGCAGAACTCCCTCTCCCACAACCAGACCATCCACAGCGTGCAGGGCATCCCCCACGAGCCGTCGCCCACCAGCGAGATCCTCGACACATGA